In the Augochlora pura isolate Apur16 chromosome 7, APUR_v2.2.1, whole genome shotgun sequence genome, AactaaaaagagaaaaactaTGTTGTATTcagatttatgaaaaaaaattctacctctttctcatatttataaaaggtAGACATCTTGCGTAACGTGAACGGACACGTGCCATACGCACGCAAagtgtaatatattgtatttgttttttcATACTGTGAAACAACTAGGGTGTACCGTGTGTCACTTTGGGTGTccagttttattttgcaaagatAGTGTGGACTATTTATTTTGACACCTTTAACATACGGTGGCGGATCATCTATGAAATAGATTGATTAGAATTAGTAGTGTTCGTGTCATTTAGATAACAttcttaatataaaacttttataaagtgatttaacttattttccaacatatttaaaatcgttacACTTACGTGGATAATACACTCTTTTCCCCTCATTTTTATAGACTAATACTGTTATGTATTCTTGATTTTCCCGGAAGTCTGCGATGTCAGTGATATGTCTTGTAAGAAGAATCCATATAGCGCCTGTAACATTGCTTTGCGCCTCTAGCAAAAACTGCGGGTTATCGCCTATATTATACGCATCTTTTGCTGGACCAACACCTGCATTCCACATCCTATTAAACAAGTGATTTCAATCAAGTTCTGCACACGCAGATCAATCTTCAATTAGAATACATAGTAATCACAACTTACTGGTGCATACAGTAAGTGTAATGGAATAGACCTGGATTCCAGTTCATATGAAACACATCGAAAAAGCGGCAGATACTATCGTAATCGATCCAAAATATACCATTATCAAATTGTGACGCAGAATCTGGATCATAATTcaatgtttcttttaaatcattGGTCCAATGTACGGTATCGAGTTCAGAATAATTCCCCTTCCATCGTAAATGTGACCAGGGGTTTTTAAGTAGCAGCAATCTTTCATCCTacgagataaatataattttgaataaaatattaattttgttatagcTTCTTTGTTAAAAACTAATgactaacatttatttttctgacatCAAGAACTGCGTAGGCATGAGATGGTACAAGGCCAGTCCTGTCAGCATCTAAATCAGACAACTTCCCAGTGGCTACAGTCACTAGTACATCTCCTTTATGTAATCGTGTTAATAAAACGTTAAATAAGTTATCCTTATTAAAGTCTGGTTCCTCTGGTCTTATGGCCCATCTTTCTGGTATCCAACTAGTCAGAGCATGTAAATCTATATTCTACAGAAACGAATATTTAGTTGGTACTGATCATAtcttaataaatgaatagcGACATGTTAGATGAAAAAGTAACTTACACTATTGGAGCCAGGAAAATCATAACCACCCATTACTTTCATATAAGCCTTCTCGAGTAACGAGATCCACAGCTCGCCATGATTGCTAGAGTAGGAACAAAGTAATTGGTTGTATCGGCTTACAGGCAATAAGTCATCTATTATAACTTTGCGTGGAACACCGTTAATGTGAAGTTTCACCATGTACTTTCCTAGCATAAAATACTCGCgatttaattcttattaaaataaatttctggtGAGATAACAAATGGCTAGAAATCCATGATTTCAAAAAATCTAAACTACTGCTTACCGAAAGGATTATAAATTGGTtctttgtttctattttgtgGATAAATAATAGATGTAATTAATCTACGACCAAATCTTCTTTCGTATTGAGCACTAACGGCAAGAGACGCGACAAAAGAACAATCAGAAACAACCTGAAATTGTAGATGAAATTGTAGTTCAAATGATAATGATTATTGGCAAATGAATGACCAAAAATTCTTACGAACAGTTTGTTTTATGCTGTAATAATCAACATGATGAGTCATAAGCATAGTTGGCTCGGGAAACAATTCTTCTGGACGTGCCCATCTTGCAAAGTCTGGTTTCTGCTTTGGCGCTAGTTCTAATAAACCGTCCTTATCAGTGAATGGAAGGGGAAAATGAAAGTTCTCTGTAAGATCAATGCtcataaaaggaagaaacttatggtcATTGATGTGAGAACTATGATGCAACACCCATTTCTCCTCATCGGAGTAACTGCTACTACCGCCGCTTACTTTCAAATAAACACTGCTACCATGATGCAAAGATGGCTGAGGTTGCTTtcctaaataatataaaacattttctataatagaaaattattaaacaaaaactacTTCAATGTTCAAGATCAAGGTAACATCATTACCAGTGTTAATGGAATTTGTAGAAGTTGCAACATCTGGTGATGCTTTTACGTTTTCATCTAAATCTATATCTAGATTTGTTTCTGGTACTGGAGGCAATTTTGACAATGTTTCAAGAATGTCATTGCTGTCGACTAATTTTACACCTTTCAAAGATTCTGCTCTGTCCAAGGCCAGTCGAATAAGAGCTGTTAATTTTCCTTTCACTTCAGGATCCGTAGTTTTCTGTAATCATAGTTAAAGCCAATTCTTAATATTCCACAGAGGATTAATCtgtgtatataattgtttcaaatatttaattagtacGCACGAATTTTAGTCCAAGCTCAGCAGCATCTGTATACAGCTTTATAGCTACATCTTTCGAGCCTGATTCATCCGCATCTTGAGCTTGATTTACAAGGAACATACATCTTTGTATTTCTGATTGATGCACAGGTTGTGCACTATGGTGTTTTCTGTCTTCTTCATTGACTGtaatattgaattacattattagtctatgtatttacataatatatagaCGGACTGAAAGTAGCAAACTTACTCAAAGATTGTATAGCTATTACTCTATCTTGATACTCTGTAACTTTTTGAGCGTATACAGGATCGTTTAATTCGGCAAGAGATTTAATAGCAATGTTATAATAGTACATTGCTTGCTTATGTTGACTGTTACTGTCAAACTGCACAGCTTTTCGGGCCGCATTTTGTGCAGCTTCTAAAGTCATCTTGTAAACTCGTGctattatattagtaattttaaatatataaatgccTCGCCTCCCCTGGATTACATATGCAGCCAATGTATCGCATGCTCATCTAATTTCACTGAAATGATGTTTAAAACTTCAATGACACATTCAATTCAAATTGCATTAAGTGCGATTCTATTTactctttataaatatttacgatataTTGGCAATAGTAATGTTATAACATATTGTTATGTTTGTAGCGTACTTATGATTTCTTAATagtttgcaataaattataattatttttatcttgccATAATAAACTGTATAGGTTAGGTATTGCTCGGTTACATTTCATGTATGTTAAGAATGCTCGTTCAATtaactgtatatttttcaCTCGATTCAATGAATGATATCACTGCAATCAATCATCATTAAACttgaaattagaatattttttttattaatgagaattattatttatttattattgaacgAATGATTTCACTGCAATGAATCACCACTGAACTTGAAATTGGAATGCTTTCCAAAATTCCCGCCCTTGCGACAATCGAGCCGAGGATCCCGGATCATTTCGTTCAGTTAAACTCTGGCCTTCCGTGCAGACGGAGACTGGTAGGGAAAACTGTCTATGAGGGAAACTTTGATTAGCTCTTCtttagaattttgtttatcTCATGTGAAAATTTacatcgtttaattaaaagtataaacaatttgttttcgACTTAGACAAACAATATCAGCGTAAGATGTCTACATTTCCCGAATGTAACCTTAAAATTCCTTGTTTGACAGTTGCATAAATTAGCAACAAATAGTACCCGTTGATTCTCATTTATCAGTAGTTGATTATTGTACACTAAAAATGAGTGATTCCGAAGACGAGAATTATGTGGCCTTTGGTGTTCCTCTCGATCCTATAGACGAAGGTATGGTTATGTATTTCAAAACGAGGCGGCGCATGTTTAGAAAGATGTTTCTTTTACCGCagcttattttcattttggaatttttgtaGAGAATATACCAAGAAAGAAGCCCGTGACAATCGAGGAACAGTATGCATATGATGCATACGGTAGACGCAGATTTCATGGAGCATTTACGGGCGGTTTCTCTGCTGGATATTTTAACACTGTTGGCACTAGAGATGGATGGAGACCACAACAGTTCAAGTCTTCCAGAGGCAGTAAAGCGGAGAGCGTTGCTCAACGACCTGAAGATTTTATGGACGAAGAGGATACAAGCCAATTTGGAATTGCTCCGAAAGGTATCCGTGCTACAAGTGATTATGCCGATCATGGTCAAAGAGGAGTAAAACGGGAGAGAAGTAATCGTGATAGTAGTGGTCCCATTCCTGGTACTCCTGTATTAAAGGAGCTTTTAAAACCTGCAAAGTAagtaactatttaatttttcgagaaatgCGAAAACATGTAAATGTTAGtttgaatgaatattttatcaaattttcagAGACACAGTTGGTATTATGTTACTGAAACAAATGGGTTGGAGACCAGGACAGGGTATAGGATCCAGACTCACTAAGAAAGAGAAGgctaaaattaagaaaagaaatgacAAAATAAGAGCATTAAAACAACAGTATGGTAAAGCTGGTTCTGGAACTAGTTCAGATGAATCAGAGGATGACTATGGAGATGTTACATTTGCTCCTGATGATTATGAACCATTTAGGTAATTCAAGATTCAGTATAATGCTGCTTTggtagataataatattactagtagtaatgtacatatatttttttacagatGTAATccaaaagataattattttggtaTTGGATACAGTGGATTAGACAGAAGAACCATACTTTCAGGGCacattgatttatttgataCTCCTGCGTTTAGTGtgcaagagaaaaataaaaaattatcaatacaTGGCCAAGCGTTTGGCGTTGGCGCTTTTGAAGCCGACGATGaagatatttatgaaagaGAGGACATGTCCCGCTATGATTTTTCGTTAGGTCCAGAACGCAAAGCTAAGTCTAGGTGGTCAGATAATAGCAATTCaaaaaactgtaataattgcCTAGAAGGTTTTCTGCCggcaaaaaataaattgcagcaGAAAAAGATTTATCCACCTCCGGAGTTGCCTAAAGACTATGTACCGGTGCACGTGGTCAGAAAAAGTCGATTTTATCCACCGATTGAAAACATTCCTCGCACAGTAGAAAATGGGAAGCGTACAGATCTTACAGCTGCTGATAGGGCTAGAATATTGGAAGATACGCATACTGTTAAAAAAGTATCGGATACGCATCCGAACGCAGTGCCGTCGGTTGCTTCCaacattatttctaaaacGTTAAATTTACATGGGAAACAACAAACAGAGGAAAGACAAAAATTAGAGAATCAACAAGCTAAGGCAGCCACCTCGTGGATGGATAAACTCAATGTTCAGAGTTTCGTTAAAGGCGGTATCGTTGGCAAAGAAGCTGAAGGAAGTCTAAAGAAGctagaagaatttaaagacTCATCTAAAAACGATGAAGGTCAAATTACAAACAAGTTAGAGGGAGATAGCTCTATGGAAAAAAGCACAGCAAAAGCGTCTTTCGGAGATTCTGATAAGCAGAAACGctttgaacaatatttagaCCTTTTGAAGGAAGGTGAAAAACATAAGCTGGATAGTATACAACCACTATCAATGACCGAGTGGGATAGAGAACATGAACGAGAAGAATTTGAACAAGCGGTCAGATTGTTTGAGCAGCCAACCAATGACAATGTCTTGAACAAGTTTACGCATGCCGGTGAGTCTACATGTAGTGGTATCGTTCCTGAAAAGTGCGATTTAGAAAACGATATGAAGCAAGctgtgaaaatgaaattgtttggGAAACTGACTAGAGAGCGCATAGAATGGAAACCAATGAGTATAGTCTGCAAGAGGTTCAATATTCCAGAACCGAAAGTCGGATGTGCTCAGCCTGAGCTGAAGAATAAAGCAACgaagttttcaattttcgattcGCTCGATTTCAGCCATCCTTCGAAATTCTTGAAAGCAACCGATACTGTAACAAAGCCGCTAGAGAAAATTGATTCTGGATTGAAAGACAGAAATGTAACAAATGATGCAGTTCCAGAGATAAAGGTGCACGATGATCTGTCTACCAACGAGGTTCAAGAAATAGAACATATATCAGAAAAAGTCAGAAATTTCGAGGCGTCTTATGAAAAAATCTTTGGTAAAGAAGTTCAAGAAACAGCTCCTACAATTTCCGAAGTCAAACAAAACTTGAACATTCAAACAGACTCGAGTACAGCATTGAAAGATTTAGAAATAGCAGCCACAAATCAGGACGATAGTAATACATTAAACCAGGTACCAAAGAATACGTctgaagaaaagaaagatcttttcaaatcaattttcttaagTAGCAGCGAAGAATCGGACTCAGAGCCGGAAGAGAGTATAGACAGTGAGGCTGTAAAGTCAGTGCTAATTGGTAAACCTGCAGCTGAAATGAATACAAAAAGGAATACTTCTCCACCGAGAGGAATTTTTGCTAAATTAGACTTGGATAATCTGCTCTCTAGTTCAAAGAATAGCGAacaagcaaataaaaatgtgagaaCGGAAATAGATGAAAATAGAGCATCTCATTCTGAAATAGTAACTGTGCCGAATGAAAGCAATGAGACTAGTACGAATTTGGAGGAGCCAATAATGTTACCAGACATGTATGGACCAGCTCTTCCCTCGAGACTCGTCAAAGTCGAAGATTCTACATCCGAAGCAACCAGTTTTCAAACCTCGAAACCTGTGTTCAGAAGTGTTGTAACCAAACCTAAGACGGATACAAAGATTTCTGGAGTGTGGGTGGAGAAAAGGAAAGCGAAAAAAgtgaagaaggagaagaagaagcacAAGCATAAAGAACATAAAAGTTCTAAGCATAAACGAAAATCGAAGAAGGAAAGACGTAGCAGTTCGTAGACCAGAAGATGAAGCtgcaatatagaaataaaacgagCAAAGATATTGTAATAACAACGGGCGCATTGTTTCTTTATTGTATGATTTTTCCTTGTTTGCAGCACTGcgtttacatttaattaacagtTTGAAAATGCTCCTGCAATTACAAGTACAAGTTTGTAATTACAATCAGTAAAGGCACATCCGatatgtacaaaaatatatataaatatatatatgtgcgTTTGTatgtatctatatatatttttgtatagctCTAATACGCGAAATTGAGcaatctttattttctctttaatcATAGCGTTATTTGTTGTCAGACATTTGTACAGAAACGTTGTACAATTACTTGCTCGATGTCATAGAGTTCCTTGAAGGTGGTCTGCTGTGATTTGTGGAGTTCAGCTTCTTCTCGACgctaaaatatatacattagataaaattgttttcattttcccATTATCATGAAGTGTTCTGCATTCATacgtatttattaatgaaCATAGTAATCGAGTAAAAGTTACTATTCCTATAACTTTACGTCAAGAATCAAGgaatatgtttctttttcaGATATTCCATCAtgatttgtacaatttatccAGTTGTTATAAacgattgttataaatataaacttttttatttatatcacaatggtttttttttctccactTGCTAGGTGGAAATTGGTACGCACCTGCTACTTCTAGAACCTCTTTTGAACATGTCTGTCAATTTTTTCttcagatttttcttctcagtCTTCTCGTTGATACTTGTCTCGGAACCAGATGTCTAtagaacagaaaattaatttaatacattgttCAGCcgataatgtaattattttcttcgtttaccTGAAGATCTATGGAAACATTTGGATCGTCCACGCTGGCCGATTTGGTCAACTTACTCGTGAGTTTCTTCATTAAACCTTTACTATGCTTCTTATCTCGTTCTAACATTTCGCTTTTTGTAGAGCCAGTTGAGAGGCGACTGAttacgaacaaataaaaaaaagattaattgtttaagtatattaaaaactatCTTCGTcgcgaatatattaatattacctaTCCACACTAGAATCTCTCTGCAAGCTCATAGTTCCGCCGTCAATATCTGAACTTTCTAGCGACTGCATACTGGATAAGTTGCTATCGGTACCCCATATGCGTTGCGactgaaacaataaataaatgatttaggAATTCATACTTTCGATAATTAAAGCAACATATGTACGAACTTCTTCGTTCCGAGCTGTTTGTTCTAAAGATAAACTTTTTCTCTGCAATCGTGGTTTGGAACGGTTCGTTGTCATGCCTTTTCCTGGATCACTCTCCACGGACGTTGATCTGTGAGGTAAACCATtcatttatatagtataagtaCACCATGCTCAGAACTCAGAACGTAACAGTCATTTATAGTGACACGTACCTTTTTCCAAGTTTCTTCATCCGCATCACGTTCGTCTCATCcgcaattttctttgaatCCTTCAACTCTCTGGCCACgtccattaattttttaatagtatattcCAATTTATCTGTCCTTTCACCCAATTGAGAATTTGAcccttataaaaataatatatattcatacaaTAGAGATTGATCGTTCTTTTAAGTTTATTCCGTAAAGAATTAGTGTTTGTACCTCTTAGATCGCTCTTTGAGTCCAACAGTGGCGACGATTCTCTTGATTTTGGTCCCTACATGACATCAACCATTTATTAcacacattttattattatattgattcacctatatgtataattgACGCACCTTTAATCGCCTAGGCGGAGTAGGTGTGTAAGTACTCGAAGTTCCGTTTTCAGCTATGCCGTTTAATTCGGGGAACAGTTTTGTTAAATCGTTGACTTGTTGTAATAACACATTGATATTCCGTAATTCAGTTTGCTCCTGTCTagattttttcataattgcaTCTCGGAGCTCTTCCCGCTCCTTCTCATGTCGTTCCTTCTCACGTCTCATCTTTTCATTACTGGTCCTCAATTTCGCGTGAGCGTCCCTCAGTTCAAGTAAATCACATTGTAACTGTAAAACGTATttctttttagtatttttggctgctcaaaaatgaaaaattatacaaatctaTTAAcctctaataatttcttcctGCTTTCTTCCTTCTCTTCGTCGTATACTTTCTTCAACTGATCTTGTCGTCTCTTATTCTCCAAACGTTCTTTGGAACGTTCCCTCTCAATCTAttgtaatagttttaattcaattaacgaCTTAGTAATTCTATGAAACGATATTGTGATTATACATACCTCGAACAGAGTTTGCCGTAAATCTCTTGCTAACGTAGCTGTTTCCTGCAAAAGTCTTTGATGctcttccctctctttttGCCAAGCTAATTCCATACGAACTTTTAAACCTGGAATCTTCGTTCTGCCACTCGTGAGTACTCGTTCTTCTTCCAACTACAAgtggaaatataataaaatgatttaatcgagagagagagagagagagagagagagagtgataaAATCAATCGTCTACGGTACCTCGTTAATTCGTGACTGAAGTTCTGATACTTTGACGTGACTAGCTGATTTTTCAGATACCAATTCAGCTTTCAGCCTAGAAGTTTCTAATCTTGCTTCAGAAAGTTCATCCTCCAGGCTGTTGATCTGTCTTTCTAAAATCAATTTGTTGGTACCGGATATTTCTTCCTCCTACATTCataatatacatttctattaaatttatttaaatgtctgATTGCACGTAGTTAGCAtacatgtttattaatatgtaattaattttgcggGGTTATTGAAATCGATAACGAGGAAAACCAACCTCGTCAGACTTTCCGGAGGATACGTTCGAGTGTCTACTTCTTGTAGATTTCAGATCTGCGATAGTTTTCTGAGCGCCTTCAAGCATATGTTTATAAGTATCGCGTTCGCGTTTGTACCGAGACAATTGGTTTTGGATAGTGTGAATTTCATCGTTGATGGCGGTGATCCTATGCTCGTATCGCATTTTGCACTGGGCAAGGTCCGCTTTCTTCGCTTTCTCCATGTTCTCCAAGGCGATTTTCAACTTTCGTATTTCGGATTCAAGTGCCACGGTGTCTGGTGTTATAGCTTGATGGATCTTCGAAACAGCTTCATAATCTTTTAGTTTGTCCGAAAGATCATCATTCTGCGGAATACAAATTAACAAATCAATGATCGATAACTACatgtaaatttcaattttaatcgtaCGTCTTAGCTTACCGCCTTTCTTATATCTTCTAATCGCGTAACTAACGTATTGTTCTCTTTCTTCAAATTACTAATATCGTTGTTCAAGTCTGTTATTAAAGCTTTGTTCGGCAATTCGCTTTCCTTCAGCCGTTTCTAAGAGATAAAAGTAAACGAAAAAGATTTTACAAatcttaaaatgtttaatattttcattcgtaaAAAGCACCATTGAATTTACCTCAAAGTTAACTTTCTCAGACTTCCATTCGCTTTCTTTCAGTTTGATAGATTGCCGTAAGGTCTCCAATTCCTTGCGAATGCCGCTCAATTCTATGTTTTGTTCTCTTAGTTTCCTACAAGCGAAcgattatatgtacatacagttgcaacagatttaaaaaatattgtgacAAGTTCCTACACAACTTACTTATTAAGGGCCTCGTTATCTTCTTCAGACTGCTTCTTAAAATTCACAAGCGCGTTATGCTTTTCACTGAGGTTGTTGTACTCCTGCTGACCCTTCTTCAGCTCGTTCTCCAGATCTGTAATATAAGACACTGTTGTCTCATCCAGAGTGTTCAGTTGAAATGATTTCAAGGATTACATATAATGACGTAAAGTCGATTTTTGTAGGTGGATGCGTAGAATTTTCGTGGGACGTTCACCATTATCACAGTAAAGAGACTTACTCAAAATCTTCTCATTATACGTTTGTCTCATCTCATTCATTTTCTTTGTGTTCATTCCAGTCTTCTCTAACGAACTGATCTTCTTCTTCAGCTCGGACACTTCGGACTCCTTTGACTTTTTCTCTTGGTCGAATTCACGTTGCAcgttctccctttctttctttaattgaGATATTTCGGCCGTCAGAACATTTATCTTCGTAGCGTTGGAGGACTTTGCGGTCTCGAGTTCTTTCTTCAGCCGTTTCACTTCGGTATCCAGCTTGGTCTTCGTTTGTTCAACCTTCGTTACAAGAAAGCCCAATATGAGTACTAAACTTGATTTATCTTATTGTGGAACTATTAACACAGAATTTTGACCACCACACCGCATTCGTAGTGGTACTTATTTAATGAGACACTCACAGAAGATATCGATTGCGTCATTTTCGACTCTCTTTCCGTGTACGCCGATAAATCATCCTGTAATTTTTTACATCTGTCACGTTCCTGCGTCAATTCCTTCTTAAGTTCAGTTatcgatttttctaatttcactCCATCCTTCTCCGAAGACTTAGCTGCTTCTGCAAAAAACCAGCGGAGCTTTAGAAAATCTTTACAAAGTCCGCTTATTTGTTATACAAGAATACCTAAGTCCTTCTTCAATTGAACAACTTCATTGTACACTTTCAATTTCTCTGCAGAAAGCGACAGAAGCTTCGACTttagtttctctttctcctcggaTAAGGCTGATTTTTCCTCGTCCCATGCTTTCCTTTCCACGTCCCTCAATGATACAGCTTCGTCCAATTTCTTCTTCACTGTAACGTTTGAATACAATGTAAGAACATAATGTAAGAAACAAAGGCTGATCAGGTCACTCACTGTTCTGTAGGTCTGCATTTTTATCATCTCCTTTCAGAGATAGCTGcggttttttcttttctttttcatggGATAGTTCTTTCGTCATAGATTCGAGCTTCTCTTTCAGTAATTCGTGTTCCTTTAGAAGTTCATCGTACTTGCCATGATCCTTGAATTTCAGTTCCTGAATCTCTACATCTTTGCCCTcggaaatatttgtaaaaatagtcATCATGTCTcctaaaatataaacgatatttttctcaGGACTTATCTCCATGCATAAAGCATCTATGAAGTAGGAAATTAGCatgttctttaaattaataataaaagaattaaacatTCACATGGGCACGCAAATATCTATAAAACGGGcccattaaaaaattgaaagaaacaaGTTTCGAAACGATTTAGGTACTCGTTGTTAGCCAATGGCGAACCTATTTCTTTCTCCATTTCATCCACCACTTTCTTCAATTGTACTTTGGTTGTGAAATCGGTTGTCTTTCTTTGCGGCCGATTTTGGAAATCGTTTTTAATCTTCTGCAAAGTCTCGTCGACCTTTTTCACCTGGAATTCGTTCACGATTAACGTTGGCAATTTCTGTTTACGATACGATCACCGTTTAGAAGCCGTTCTACCTGTTCATACTTCGTCTCTAGTGTCGTTTTTTCGGTCTCCAACTCCTCGACCTTACGCTCCACTTTCCTCAGCTTGAATGATaaaattcgacaatttttattcgactgttCCAAACTTTTTCGCAGACGGACGTACTCGTCCGCTTGCTCATCCCTtaagaatacaaaatattcgtGTATTATGCGTTTCATTTATGTCGTCGTAACAGTGCGGCGTTACGGAACCGGATAGACATAAAGCGGCCAAACCAAGTTTCGGTTGTTTACGCGGACTCGGATTTTTATTGCCTTATTTACGGAACCGAAATTTATTTGGAGATTCACTTCCttcattaaacattttattacactttTGAAAATGTGTAACGAAGTTAAAACCTGACTCATTGTATCGTACAAAATGTAAGTTCAGTATAAGAGTAGTCCGcagaaagatataaatatagaaaaataaaatgtaggCCTAAAGTGTGCAAAAGATCTCTACAATGTTGATAATATTATCAGACTATTGCAGAACTATCGGAGATTCGTTTCGCATGATAGAATTCTTGAAGATCTTGTTTGAGAGGGAGTTATCCAGTTCCGTGGGGGCAAAGCGTGATCAAAGAGACGCGACAGACATATAATTACCTCTTTGTTAATTTCTCACGTACACAATCAATTAAATGGAAGCCGAAACGCTCGGAACGGTGCTCCGTTCGTGACGGAAACACGTTGGAAGCGCGCGAACAAGTTCAGAAACATCGAAAGGGTTCGACGACAGTATAACGTTCCACATActgctctctatctctctctctctctttatttgaTCATATCGAAAGTAACGCTATCTTGTCGCGTCGGTCTTGCTCGAATCGAGACTCCGTTGTTCTATTCACGGTTTCTCTCGTTTTTGGAAGattcttccattttcttcgattGCGACcgcgaaaaattcgattcggaCGAACGGAAAAATTAGCTCGGTTCTGTTTAGAGTCGGGAAATTCGTTATCCCCGGGGCCACGATACCACCGGCATTCGATCCAGTTTCGACGAAATTGCAGTGACCATAGTTGGTGTTGGAACCGTCTCCTGTCCAAATTCGTCGTCCTGCAACAATTCAGATGGCTCATATTGCTAAAAGTATCTTTGCACTCGGTTTTCTTTGGTTTCTGTTCGCACTCGTTCCCgtctgaaattattatcgagGAATTTCGGTTTTTTTtatccttctttctctctttctctctccctctttgtCTCTGTCCGTGCCTTTTTTTGCTTTTCGTTCTCGGTTTATGCCCCGATTACGGAAACTGCAGTAAGTGGAAATCCACTGTTTTCGAGCCCCTTCAAATTGTTCGTGTGCGTTTGTTCCTGTGCCAGGTACAATGCTAATCAGCCAAACACGTTAATGTTATTCGTT is a window encoding:
- the LOC144473808 gene encoding uncharacterized protein LOC144473808 isoform X3 — encoded protein: MDLSAIDKEEERKEARRPSKLQIKEVIDNSNESTSENDVEFIIQVKKSRMPKNSVQNDDYKMDESELGRLKFQVSELQARCEKAEKEKSEILMRRLSTMETISSKSSPNEVQKLQKKNEALMQEKTSLMTKIRELEKEANTKAFRGERDREKDELRSKLKSAENLCESLMDENEDMKKEIRQLEEEIYELQDTFRDEQADEYVRLRKSLEQSNKNCRILSFKLRKVERKVEELETEKTTLETKYEQVKKVDETLQKIKNDFQNRPQRKTTDFTTKVQLKKVVDEMEKEIGDMMTIFTNISEGKDVEIQELKFKDHGKYDELLKEHELLKEKLESMTKELSHEKEKKKPQLSLKGDDKNADLQNMKKKLDEAVSLRDVERKAWDEEKSALSEEKEKLKSKLLSLSAEKLKVYNEVVQLKKDLEAAKSSEKDGVKLEKSITELKKELTQERDRCKKLQDDLSAYTERESKMTQSISSVEQTKTKLDTEVKRLKKELETAKSSNATKINVLTAEISQLKKERENVQREFDQEKKSKESEVSELKKKISSLEKTGMNTKKMNEMRQTYNEKILMSYITDLENELKKGQQEYNNLSEKHNALVNFKKQSEEDNEALNKKLREQNIELSGIRKELETLRQSIKLKESEWKSEKVNFEKRLKESELPNKALITDLNNDISNLKKENNTLVTRLEDIRKANDDLSDKLKDYEAVSKIHQAITPDTVALESEIRKLKIALENMEKAKKADLAQCKMRYEHRITAINDEIHTIQNQLSRYKRERDTYKHMLEGAQKTIADLKSTRSRHSNVSSGKSDEEEEISGTNKLILERQINSLEDELSEARLETSRLKAELVSEKSASHVKVSELQSRINELEEERVLTSGRTKIPGLKVRMELAWQKEREEHQRLLQETATLARDLRQTLFEIERERSKERLENKRRQDQLKKVYDEEKEESRKKLLELQCDLLELRDAHAKLRTSNEKMRREKERHEKEREELRDAIMKKSRQEQTELRNINVLLQQVNDLTKLFPELNGIAENGTSSTYTPTPPRRLKGPKSRESSPLLDSKSDLRGSNSQLGERTDKLEYTIKKLMDVARELKDSKKIADETNVMRMKKLGKRSTSVESDPGKGMTTNRSKPRLQRKSLSLEQTARNEESQRIWGTDSNLSSMQSLESSDIDGGTMSLQRDSSVDSRLSTGSTKSEMLERDKKHSKGLMKKLTSKLTKSASVDDPNVSIDLQTSGSETSINEKTEKKNLKKKLTDMFKRGSRSSSVEKKLNSTNHSRPPSRNSMTSSK